Proteins from a single region of Strix aluco isolate bStrAlu1 chromosome 5, bStrAlu1.hap1, whole genome shotgun sequence:
- the LOC141923954 gene encoding potassium voltage-gated channel subfamily A member 6-like yields the protein MRAEEPLALAAPRAGEAEVEAPGEERSGGSCCSSERLVINISGLRFETQLRTLSIFPDTLLGDPSRRVRYFDPLRNEYFFDRNRPSFDAILYYYQSGGRLRRPVHVPLDIFLEEIRFYQLGQEAIETFREDEGFIQEEEKPLPQHHFQRQVWLLFEYPESSGPARAIAIVSVLVILISIVIFCLETLPEFRQEPKGAQPGFGEAALPGDEALLLPPPPPPSGTPPPLRPAAGAGPFFTDPFFLIETLCIIWFSFELLVRFFACPSKPEFSRNIMNIIDIVAIIPYFITLGTELAQQQQQKQQPGSSSNNGGQQQAMSLAILRVIRLVRVFRIFKLSRHSKGLQILGKTLQASMRELGLLIFFLFIGVILFSSAVYFAETDDPDSLFTSIPDAFWWAVVSMTTVGYGDMYPMTIGGKIVGSLCAIAGVLTIALPVPVIVSNFNYFYHRETDHEEQCQYTHVTCGQQQSPFSEPKKGDSNQSLSKSEFLEAEDLESMKYSNFIPPNNQGYKEKKMLTEV from the coding sequence ATGCGGGCGGAGGAGCCGCTGGCGCTGGCGGCCCCGCGGGCGGGCGAGGCGGAGGTGGAGGCGCCGGGCGAggagcggagcggcgggagctgctgcagcagcgaGCGGCTGGTGATCAACATCTCGGGGCTGCGGTTCGAGACGCAGCTGCGGACCCTCTCCATCTTCCCCGACACGCTGCTGGGGGACCCCAGCCGCCGGGTGCGGTACTTCGACCCGCTCCGCAACGAGTACTTCTTCGACCGCAACCGGCCCAGCTTCGACGCCATCCTCTACTACTACCAGTCCGGGGGGCGGCTCCGCCGGCCGGTCCATGTGCCCCTCGACATCTTCCTGGAGGAGATCCGCTTCTACCAGCTGGGCCAGGAGGCCATCGAGACCTTCCGGGAGGACGAGGGCTTCATTCAAGAGGAGGAgaagcccctgccccagcaccactTCCAGCGCCAGGTCTGGCTGCTCTTTGAGTATCCCGAGAGCTCCGGGCCGGCCCGGGCCATCGCCATCGTCTCCGTGCTGGTCATCCTCATCTCCATCGTCATCTTCTGCCTGGAGACCCTGCCCGAGTTTCGCCAGGAGCCCAAGGGCGCCCAGCCCGGCTTTGGGGAGGCGGCACTGCCCGGTGACGaggcgctgctgctgccgccgccgccgccaccgagcGGGACTCCACCGCCCCTGCGCCCCGCTGCCGGCGCCGGCCCCTTCTTCACTGACCCCTTCTTCCTCATCGAGACCCTGTGCATCATCTGGTTCTCCTTTGAGCTCCTCGTCCGCTTTTTCGCCTGCCCCAGCAAGCCCGAGTTCTCCCGCAACATCATGAACATCATTGACATCGTGGCCATCATCCCCTACTTCATCACCCTGGGCACCGAgctggcccagcagcagcagcagaagcagcagcccggcagcagcagcaacaacggGGGCCAGCAGCAAGCCATGTCCCTGGCCATCCTCAGAGTCATCCGCCTGGTCAGGGTGTTCAGgatcttcaagctctccaggcaCTCCAAGGGGCTGCAGATCTTGGGGAAGACTCTCCAGGCCAGCATGAGGGAGCTGGgcctcctcatcttcttcctcttcatcggGGTGATCCTCTTCTCCAGTGCTGTCTACTTTGCAGAGACTGATGACCCCGACTCCCTGTTCACCAGCATCCCTGATGCTTTTTGGTGGGCGGTGGTGTCCATGACCACCGTGGGCTATGGGGACATGTATCCCATGACAATTGGTGGCAAGATTGTGGGCTCCTTGTGTGCCATTGCGGGTGTGCTCACCATCGCTCTGCCCGTCCCTGTCATCGTGTCCAACTTCAACTACTTCTACCACCGAGAGACTGACCATGAAGAGCAGTGCCAGTACACCCACGTCACCTGTGGCCAGCAGCAGTCACCCTTCTCCGAGCCCAAGAAGGGGGACAGTAATCAGTCTCTCAGCAAATCTGAATTCCTGGAAGCAGAAGACCTGGAGTCCATGAAATATTCCAACTTCATTCCTCCCAACAACCAGGgttataaagagaagaaaatgctgacagAGGTGTGA